The Eriocheir sinensis breed Jianghai 21 chromosome 21, ASM2467909v1, whole genome shotgun sequence genome includes the window tgtgtgtgtgtgtagaagtatGGGTGGATTCTGTATGtgcctatgtatgtatgtctgtatgtatgtgaatGTGTAATGTGCGTGTGAatgtgatgtgtatgtgtgtgtgcgcacatgtgtgtgtgtgtgtgtgtgtgtgtgtgtgtgtgtgtgtgtgtatacgtgtgtgtgtgtgtatgtgtgtaagggaggaggagagggcgaggggtaagggggaggagggaagggtgggttgGAAGTAAGTGGAatcggggagaaggggaggagagactgAGAaagggggatagagagagagagaaagagggggaggaggggctggCTGCTAGGGCGGTGGATgggagaagggaggcagggaggtaagatggaacgagagggaaggaaggaggggagggagggaggaagagagagagaaaagggtgggagggagggagccctGTGGGCCCTGTgggatggatgggtgggtgtgggaAGGGCAGTGacgtgataggaggaggaggaggaggaagaagaggaggaggaggacataaaagGGAGGGTTGGGACGGGGAGCCGGGGAGCAGGGAGGGCGTGGGGTAAGGGCCAAGGGGGGAACAAGGGGGAAGAGTGAAAGAGTGGTGGgtttgggagggggaggggtggtgcggggcccccctccccccaatccCCCCGTGGGTGGGAGGGCCCCGGCACGTACTGACTGTATGTCCGTATGTCCCCTAGCCCCTGCCGCTGCTCCTCACATACATAGGTATACATGCCCATCCTGTGTCATGTATACCTCGCACTttccacatacagacatacacacatacgtacacaggTGCAGAACGAACAGGTGAACCATACACATGTACACCTATCCTCATATCacaaaaatatacacacatacatacatacatgatatACTCAGATGTTTGTTTTACGTACATAACAtagtacacgcacacacacacacacgcacacacacacacacacacacacacacacacacacacacacacacacgatgttcAAAGTGACAGCACCATTGATTATGTTGAACAAAAATGTGTACATCCATGTAGGCTTGTATGTGTGTATTGGTATTTGTGTGTACTCTATTTTTTTATGTACATGTTTTGTgatgaatgtgtattttttttttttttttttattgtgtgtgtgtgtgtgtgtgtgtgtgtgtgtgtgtgtgtgctgtatgcGTGTACAAGTGAATGTAGGTGTGTGTGatgctctcttcccttcctccctcaaaatCCCTCCCCCTTCTAGCCTCtcgccctctcctttcctccccctctctctcccctgtcatgtctccctctctcgccctctcttcaCATTCCCCATCCTCCCGctccccttcttccactccctACGCTAGCCTCTCGTCCTCTCTgttccccctcaccttcctctctctctctctctctctcttgttcccttcgctcccctcccaccccccccatCCACCCTTCAGTTcagttctccctcccctcctcttcccctccgctcttctcttcttcctacttcttcctccctaccgcccaccttccaccctcctccccaccctccctcctcctcccgtcctcccGCCCaccttctctcgtctctctcagtccccccctcctcacctcctcctcctccctacctgtctcccactctctctttctctcgctctctctctctacctcgctcccttcctcctggTCTCCCCCTataatccccctccccccttcctcctcctcctccttcactccactcACCCTATCTCCTCCCCTagtttacctccctcccctcccctccccttcctccctccttccctcatcacgCCTCACTCTCTggcctccctcgcttcctcccccccatcctcctccccctcccctccccgtccctcccccttcacttccctctcttcctcccctcctcgcgccgcaccctctcctcctcccttcctctccctcccttcttctccctgctcgttcttcacccctccccctcttccgctcctcctcacttccctccctccccctcccttccctttccttccccacccttcctttctagcctctcaccctctttcctcctcctccctccgcccttcccccttgattcccttcccctctctcctcgctttctccctcccttctgcttcCCTCCTCTAGCTGGGTTctagtatttgtttgtttgtttgtcttcacTGTCTTCTTCTTTGACTTCTTGAGAAAATAACGatgacgaagacgacgacgaaggtGATAGAGATGAACACTATCAGTGGTCATAACTTTAAACTATCACAAAACCCTATAAAAAATCATGCACCGCATTCATGTTGCTGCGCATTAGCGAGCACTAAAGTGTAAGTCAACTATTTTCATGTAATCTGCACGCTATTCTGCACGTTATTCTTTGTCCCTAAGTCGCTCAACGTCGCGTTCATAAAGATGGTTCGAAAAAAGCACTGCGTTTATTTTGACGTAAATGTCTTTGGTCGAGCGATATACATGTACAAACATGTTTGAAACATGTATTTCTACAGATCTTTATAACATATATGGACATGAATGTGTATGTACAAAgtcacacagacatacacacgaacctccttttcctcttcactccgccttcttctcctcctcctccttctgctgctgctgctcttcccCCTAACACCCCTCAACCCCTTTCCGTAGctccatcctctctccccctAATGTGATCTACCAAGACCCTCTAAATTGCCAAGTAAATTAATCAATATTAGGCTCAAGACGACCGCTGCTGCTTGGCGAGGCAGTTCCCGAGAGAGAGCCGAGTGAGAAAACCTCACTAGCCACCTTACACTCTCTGTAAATCGTATAAAATACCTCATTCTCGTAAaaaagggaggcgagggagggtcATTGCGCaatccttatcctccctcccctcctaggGCTGTCATCTCAAGGGAGAGTTTTGATTGGCCGAGAGGAGAGGCTGGCGCTGGTTGGCGGAAAGCTCGCCCCTCTCCCTGCCAggaccctgcctcccttcctcaggCACTCGGGAGCAACAGCCGCTGGAGAGAGGACACCGCCGCTCTTCCTCGCAGTTTTTCTCGACTTTCAAGTCTTTTACGTGGTGACAGTTGACAGTCGCCGCACCATAGGACACCATAACGTAAGTGTAGCAGTGCGTGGCTTCCTTATTGTCGTAGATGGGTTAGGGAGCGTAAGGCTGATGTATaaagatgggagaagagaggCGCAACAAAGACTAAGGAAGAAAAGTTACTTTctatgggggggaggggcaggagaggcgaggagggaaagACGGATAAATTAGGGAAGATCCTTAAAGGAGTTATGTGCAACTTGGGTGTTGTGGGAGTGTTAGCCGCGGCCCAGGGAGGAGAGTTAGACGTCTTGTTGGGAGTAGAGGTGGGAGTGGTAACTTGTCAAACTTCGGAGTCCTCTCTTCCATCAAGATATGTTTCAAATGTATTGCCAGAAGGTCGGTATAACCTCGCATGTTAAGTTATGGTCACGTAATCTTTACACAGGCAAGAACAGAAAATATCGCAACCCTAATATTTCCCTGTTCTAACCCATGTAAAGAATTCGTAACTTTTAACTTATCATGCGAGGTTACACCGGCCTTCTGGCAATTCACTAACATGGTTGTGTCTTTTCAATGGTTTTCTTATAAACGAGACTTGAGCTACCAGTGAGTGAAAGGCTCCAACACTCAGGACCTTTTTTCCCCAGGTACGGAGGTGGGACTAGCATGGCCGAAGGGATGTTGTCCCTGTCGTGGAACAATCACAGCAGCACCTTCACCCACACCCTCGCCACCCTCAGGGAGAAGGTGAGTGTGGCCCGCCTTTCTGTGCTTTCAGGTAACGCATAAGTATGTACTTAACAACAACAACGTTTTATTTTAACATTTCATTAACAGACAGTTTTATTATACTGTATGATTGATATGTTGTGCATAGGGACTTGGAGGTGACAGATGATTTGTCTGAGGGAGACGAGCAAACCTGGAATACCTGCAGACGGGTGCGAGGTGCTGCACCAGCCCCGCCAGGTGCGAGCCGCCGTGCACGCAGGGGGTGatttccttcgtgtgtgtgtgtgtgtgtgtgtgtgtgcgcttgagaAAATCGCGGGATTTTGACAGTCAAAGACTGATTATATCCGTAGTATGATTTTATAAACTTTCGAAGAAAGCATCAcgtcacctaaaaaaaaaaaaaaaaaaactaaatgagtGTGAGAATGTCTACTTGAAGAAAGTGTACCATCATAACAGTAATGTGTTCAAAGTGTAGTGCTCAGTTATAGTGGTGTCAGAATGTCTAAGCAGGCTGTCTGGATGGCCGGGGAGGCTGTGGCAGATTGGTGGAGTACAGGAATAGGTAAAAGAGAATAACCCCCAAGACCCTTTATTAGGAATATcactgaccccccccctccccccccacacacttaaTGTTTAGATAACTGCAGATGAGTGTCATTGTACTAGATTAAAAAAAATTAGGTGATCTTTTTTTAAGGAAGTAGTAGAACAATGCATGTTTTAAAGCTTAATACAAGCCTATTCAGATGTCACAGCTTAGGGGAGGAGAAATGGTAATGACCCCGGGGAACAAGGTTGAGGTTCCCCAAGGGGATGCTGGAGTTGAGAACAACTCAAGAGTCAGACAACCATGGTCAATTGATTTTGCTTTTGTGTGAATTTGTTGGTTTGCAGAAAAAAGTGTCTCAATAGCCTTCAGTTTCAGCCACATTTCTGGGACCTTTCCATCATCTTCAAGGCATCAGGACACAAGtgcagagggggggagggggatgcaaTGGTCATGCATGACCTGTTTTAAAGTCAAGGAGTCTCCCTAATTTGCCTGAATGACAAAACTCACTCTAATGAATGATCAAATACCCCACAGCATCCATTTACCACTTCTAGCTAATCAGTTAATTCATTCAGTATCAGCAGCCCCAAAGCAAATAACTCAgaagaatatatattttcctgatgTATATAAAGTAATTTATTAATATCAGCAAGGAAAGTTATAGTTCTCAAAGTACTCAAGTAATAGTGTGTAGTGTTAGCAAATAGATGAGTGGCCCCTGTACCCCTATAATAATCTACTTAACAGGAAGATAACAAGTCAGATGAACTTGGCAAATATAATGGCCTGGCAGTGTATGTTTCAGGGACAGAATGCAGTTTGTAGTATCATACTgcagaattttttttaatgattcAAGAGTAATGTTAGAATTTTTCTTTACATGATACTTTTTCAGTTTATTCTACATTCAAGACTGTTGAGTAACTCCTTCATTTTTCCACAGGAGAGGTACACAGATGTCACCTTGTCCTGCGAGGGGAGGTTCTACCCGGTGCACAAGCTTGTACTGTCAACATGCAGCGAGTACTTTATGCGCATGTTTGAGTTGACGCCCTGCAAGCATCCTGTGGTGGTGCTTCAGGATGTCAAGAGCAAGGAGATGGAGGCCTTGCTGAGCTACATGTATGCTGGGGTCGTGAGTGTGGCCCAGAGTGACCTCCCTCAGCTCATCAAGGTTGCTGAGGCCCTCCAGATCAAGGGCTTGGCAGTCCCTGATGAAAACCTTTGCAGCAACATGAAATATGGGCACACTTGGAGCCCCACAGATGACAGGAATAGTCCCTTTCCAAAGAAGatcaaaagggaagagaatggaacacAGACACATAGGATTTCTGAACCCAAGCCGGGAATAAGTCCCCAGTCTGTGACTCGACACAGCCCTCAAGGCTACAATGCCATTGGTTCATCTTACGGTAATGCCATGAATCCTCACAGGTACTCCCCATAcaacagggaaggagaggtacTTTCAGCCAACAGGGGTGGCAAGAAGGACCAGATCATTGTCCCAAGAGTCACACCAAAGATGGAACACAAATTTGGAAACAGAAATAATAAGCAGACCAACTATAAATCATATCCAAGAATAGACAACAGCTACAAGGGCATGTACAGACCAGACAAGGCACGAATGGATGACCACAGAGACTCCATGTCTGATGAGAGTCACGACAACCGGTACCTGGACACAGACGATGAAAATTCTTCGGAAATGCAGGTATGGATGAACTTTTTAGTCACATACTCTCTAAAACAGGAATTCGTAAAGTAATTACATTGTTAATTGTCCATTACACCATTAAGGAATCATATAATTTAGACACTATGTAAACTCTTACTCTGAAAGATCATCTaatttttcattctcatttacaGGAAGTTTTGCCCGTGAGTCTAGtaaaggtggaggtgaaggatgatgaagatgatgagcaCATAGATGTGGATGACACAGGCATTGACTCCAACCATGAAGCCAGCCAGCCCCTGCCCCTCCTGGTCCCCAAGCGCGAGCCCGCCGAAGACTACCGTTCCGTGTCCTCAGGCTCTGAGCGGGTAGGGTTGTGAGAATGTTCAAGAGTCCTGTCATGGTTTTTACTTCATAATTTGTAGTGTGTATCATATAatttacatgcacacacacacacatatactacaCAACTGTCTTGGGAATGTATCTCATGCATTGACAATGTACATGAGAACACTGAACTCCCAGACTTGCCGTGCTAGCCATGATCCAGCTTGTTCATCGCCATTAGTCGCGTAGCTTCCTTCCAGCTGCATTGTTAGGCCAGTAAGGAGAGAAGGTATAGTGAGTAGAGATGACTGAAGGAATAAACTTTGCTGGATAAATacatatatagtatatatattagAGAAGTTCTTGGTAACTTGGTTATAAGGTCACCAGAATATTAATGCACTGAAAAGTATATTACAAGGGTTAATTTTCTTATACCAAATAGTCTATTCAaaagttttatttttatcataCTGTGAACATGTTTCCACTATTAATTACAGAATTTCTGAAGAAAATCATGTATTATATTGTTTGACTAAATTGCACATTTGGTGCTCTGGTCAGAGCTCATCACTTGCAGTTCAGGTTTTTAACCTGTGTAAAAGTGAGGCACTGCTGGCCCAGACAATGGAAAGATTATGATAAATGAAGTATTTCCAGATATTTGGATTCTCAAGAGCTATTGGCCTACAAGAAATCTAGCTTTGTTTTTTTGCATCTAGTCTTCTTTAAGCTTTGTTAATATTTTATGTACGTAATAATTAACACTTTCTCATGAAaatgagaacttttttttttcatgacaaTTGTGAACACTTATAAGCATTATTAGTGAATCAGTATTAATGCCACCACGAGGTCCCTTATTGTTTAGCAGCAACACTTGCTCTCATTCACCAGTGACGACTAGACCCTGGAATTGTGAAGCACAGTTAACGGTCTTGTCATTGGGGCACATGATTGTATGCCAAGTTCCTAAGTTTCTTTTTCCTGCTATAGTTAGTGGACCTAGTGGCTACTTGTAAAATACTTCCTTGATAAACTAGCTTGAATGTTTCTCTAATTTGTCTCATTGAAAGAATAATATATCAGATATTGATTTGAGTTTCTCTTATCACTTGAAATAACAACATGTTTCAGTATGTATCATAAATGCTTATTTGTTCATGTTGCTGGGATAAATGCTTCCTTCCTACATCCATGAGTTCTATTGTAGAAGTAACATGTAGCACATGATTGTTCATACTCCTGTTCAGTACAATTCTAAATATTTTAGTGCTTGGTATGAAAAGTAAAATACAGAGAATATATAAGTAAACAACAATTAACTATTTGACTTCAACCTGGCCAAAACTAGAATAAGATCTGCATGCAACTAAACATCAGCTTTGTGGTGAGTTGCTGAGGATTGTGAAGAACTGACGACCTCTTgtctcaaaggaaaaaaagaaatatattgaaAACTCGGATAGTTTTGAGGAACATTTTTAGTTCACAAAGAAGTGAAGGAGTTATACATATTATAAATCTTCACCATTAACATGGCTGATAAAATCACAGACTCTGCTCACACTTGTTAAACATATTAAAAGCTTACAATGGTATATTTTTCTTTGAATTGGAAAAAAGTCATGCTCAGAATCATTATACCTCAAAATAATGGAGATCTCCTTGTTTGCTGTGGTTCAATATTGTTATCTACAAAATAGCTGCATGAAACATCAAACTGCTGAAGATCTGTACTTTAAGCCTAATTAGCATTCTCTGCTAGACTTTGCTGACATGACTGACAGATGTTGGTATATGCACCATGGTTTGATGCTTCCTAGGGGTCCATGCAGGGTCCATGCAGAAATCAAGTGTTCCCACAAAAGTTTAAATCTTTAACCCAGGTAAAACCATGGCAagtactgttaaaaaaaaaaaagatcagttaAAAGACTTTGGGTCCACATCATAACAACTTCAGTAAATCACTTAAAGCAGTTTTAACTCACCGTAAACTTCTTTATACCATATCATAAATTAAATGACAGGACAGGCACTGCTTCTACACTGCTGGATTCAAGTGCTCCTCAGCTCCCAAAAAGCTGGGTGCATCTAGATACCAGACAATTTTAAAGGGGTGTTGAGTGCATCACATCATCTCAATACAAGTCAGTAATGGTACCCAAGGGTATCCTACCACTGGTGCTATTAAGATGGAAATATTAAGGTGCTTGAACAGAGAATTCATTTTGATACACAACTTTTTACTTTTGTGCCTCATTTCTGTGTGACAATGTACCATTGTGACAAACCAAGTTTCCATAGGGTGGcaaaaataataattaattaattaagaTGGAAATATTAAGGTGCTTGAACAGAGAATTCATTTTGATACACAACTTTTTACTTTTGTGCCTCATTTCTGTGTGACAATGTACCATTGTGCTGGGTGTCAAGACTCCTCCCAAACCTGCCACTGATCAGTCACTCAGACTTACGATGCAACAAACCAAGTTTCCATAGggtgacaaaaataataaaatcataATTATCAATAGGTATCTTTATCACTAATtaatatcataattattatttctAATATCTTAATATACTCATTGGTAAATCAGGTGTCATTCCATATGAATTTGTATATTTGTCTTATTCATACCTAAACTATGTTACAATTCCCCTTACTTTGAAACTGAGTATGACTGAAAGTCATGTTTTCCCTTATCCTCATCATCAGTCACAGATCTGCTGGCTGCTTACCTGTAGTTGCCCTTGATAATATGTAGCTTAGGTGGTGTTGTCCAAGTCTTGGTGATTCTCCTTTCAATGGCCTGTTGTGCTGGCCAGAATTTCAGCTGCAATCCTtcgaaacaaaaacaatgaattcATGAAAATTCCATCAATATCGTACCAGCTCAACACTTCCTTCATTGTTACAGCCAAACCTTCATTATCCTCCCTGGATAGCCCTGCGGGAAGCACACTAAGGCTGGATCAGTGGTGGGAAGCTGCTCCTAACTCATTCCATCTCACTGATGAGCCAGGGAGATGGACATTAACACTAGTTCACCTTCAAGAGTGTTATTGTTCCTCTGGTGTGTGGGAGAGACTGTTGCAGAGGACAACTTCATCTCCTGACACATCTCACACTTTCCTGTGAGGGATAAATTACTTGGTTACAAGTCTCTTGGCCTGGATGGAATTCTAAGTTAATGTCTTAGAGTCTGACTTGAGTTTTGCAGTGGCCTTGAGTCAACCATGCACTCACACAGGGAATGTTCTGTTCAGAGTACATGCCTCCCCAGGGTCCACTAggattccttccttctgttgtaTCAGTATGGTTCACTTCTCATATTTTCTGCCCTCATTTGTCACAGGTGCCTTTGGCAGGTGTAGTACAAAGTCATTCATCATAATGATTCCTTTAAACATCTTTATCAGCTTATAGTCATATGTAGTAAAGAACGATGATTTTTAACGATTTTTAGATGGAATATCAATACCTGTTTACTCTCATTATTGTAAAAAAGTTGTATTCTTCAAGGTGGTAAGTGCAGATATTTTGTAACTTTAATCACATAAACTTTCATTGTATATAATGATATACTTAATTAATGGAAACAATAATCTGTGTATATATTATGTAAAACTGCTAtggataagagaaaataaagttaagggatATACTTGTTTGCAGTTTGTCATGGCtgtcatcattcattcattagtTCCAGAGTCCAGTGGCTGGAGGCCCTATGCCTTAACGCACCATGGACTTGATGTGAGTTACTATACCTGATTCAGGTCTAACTAGGCTCGCATGTATTAACCCACCACTTAGAGCTACACACCACACATGCAAGTGATAACATCTTTGATTAGGTCCAGCACAGTGGTAAAGTGTCTATGGCTTGTTGCACTAGCCACCAAATTTTCCTTACGTCCAGGCAGCAGTACGGCATGCTGCCCTGCTTATAATGTGTTGTTATTTGTTATATTAGAATAGTGAAAGTAATGGAAGGCGTTTTCAATTCAGTAGCGCATTATTTTGTCTATCAAATATTGATTATTCATTTATGCAGGAGACACAAAGTGATTGTAATAACTTGTTGAGGGAACATGGCAAATATTCAACAGTGTGGATTCttgaaatggaaaatgaagaaggaatccTCACTTCTACACAATCAAATTCTGCAAAGGCCTTGAATATATAATTATGTAGGGAATCAAGCCCTTGAGCATATTAAGTGTTAAGGCATCCCCTTCAGCAGTCTGTATATGGCAGCAACCTGTTCCTTGTTAATTAAGCTTTCAGGTGTAGTTATTGTAGGTAAAATGAACATAACTCGAGTTTTCCATCAACTGAATGGACCTCTATTCAAAATTCACTTGGTTTAAATAAACTACTGCTAATATTAAAGATAACCACAAGGTTAAGTGGCTGAgctgtatctttattttcttgttttgataAATTGTCTTGCATTTAATTCTCAGCTGATGGATGTATAGCTACTGAGTCAttcagaaaagaaagataaatcaaATGCAGTGatacataaaaaaacctaaaagTTGTTACTACACGCTTGCATAATGGGTTGAG containing:
- the LOC127001767 gene encoding protein abrupt-like, whose product is MAEGMLSLSWNNHSSTFTHTLATLREKERYTDVTLSCEGRFYPVHKLVLSTCSEYFMRMFELTPCKHPVVVLQDVKSKEMEALLSYMYAGVVSVAQSDLPQLIKVAEALQIKGLAVPDENLCSNMKYGHTWSPTDDRNSPFPKKIKREENGTQTHRISEPKPGISPQSVTRHSPQGYNAIGSSYGNAMNPHRYSPYNREGEVLSANRGGKKDQIIVPRVTPKMEHKFGNRNNKQTNYKSYPRIDNSYKGMYRPDKARMDDHRDSMSDESHDNRYLDTDDENSSEMQEVLPVSLVKVEVKDDEDDEHIDVDDTGIDSNHEASQPLPLLVPKREPAEDYRSVSSGSERPNLHYPPWIALREAH